GCTCTTTTTCTATCTTATTTGCATTAATTTGGATGAGCgattagaaataaatataaatttctGTTCTTTACTAACTTTTTCAGCCTTGCTCGAATTGCATAGCATATAACTATGGTAAGTGCCTACAATTTAGATGagattattttcttcaagttTAGTcgctttaaaatttatttcaagCCTCTATTATAATTGGATGGAGTTTTCTAACTTTGTTGAAGAATGTACTTATGGTCAACCTTTTAAGCGATTACGGCATGCTCCTGAGAAGTATATAGAATTTTTGGAGCTTCGATTGAAATATCTGAGGGGACTGGCTGAAGAAAGCGATCCAAATTTAAAGTTGCCATCATTTCTGGCTCCTCCAAATGACAAAGATTCTCCTGTGAACCAATCTCCTTGGAAACGCTCTGATTCCTCTAAAAGAAGCTCGTCACAGGACGAGTTTGAAAGCTTATTCGACCGGTATGGACAATTGAGTTTAAAAGATGATGGGAAAGCCGACTTTCGTGGAAGTTCCTCTGGCTTTGTctttatgaaaaatatacatCAAAACATTGCGAGGAATTCTACGGTTCCCAATCCTGTCCAAGAATCtaattcatcttcttctcAGCCAGATCCTTTATCTTTTCCGTATCTTCCACCCACCCCTGCCGAAGATGAACATAAAAAACCGCCTCTCAAAATTCAGCTACCTCCATATGAGGAGGCTCTTTCTATTGTTagccaattttttatgaatgaCCATTTTTTGGTACATATTCATCATCCTGCATCTTTCTTTGAGAAGATGCATATGTATTACAAAACTGGCAAGACTGATAacaattttcattttttacttgTCGCTACATTGTGCTTGGGTTACACCTATATGCCCGATGAATCTCCTAGTGCTAACTATCCTTATCATGAAGCTTACGAGTATTACTATTACATTCggtcttcattttcatgGGAAGATAGTTATACGATTGAAGTTGTGCAAATTTTATTGTCTGTTGCgctttttgctttgttCAGTTCCCGACTTTCTCAAGCTTATACGTTCACGAATAATGCGTTATTGTGTTGCCACGAATTGGGATTGCACAAGGATTTTTCAGACGTTCTCACATCTCATGAATCTCGGTTATCCAAACGGGTATTTTATTCTGTGTACGTTTTGGCTTGTTACACCAGTACAATTGTTGGTCTTCCTCTCAGTATTGAGGACGTTGATATTGATCAATCGTTACCcaattcttttgatttcacATTAGAAAATGACCAGGTTCCTCCACGATTAATAGCATCAGAATGCACTAGCTTGGAAGTTTTTATACAACACATAACGCTTTCTCGTATTTTAAGTCATTTTGTAAGGAAAGTGTATCCAGTCAAATCGCCCTCTGACTCACACTGTAAAGTTTCATTACCAGCTGTTCGTGATCatgaagaaaaacttaCATATTGGTGGAAAAACTTACCttcttatttaaaaatgagcgaagttccaaaattttcacCCAAATGGATCCAAGCAATAATACTGGAATTGAAATTCAGGCAAATAGAACTCATTTTCTATCGCCCTTTTATTCACAGTATTAGTACACCAATTGATAATCAGAATGGGTCGCCAATGAAACCTGcaaattttgctttaaagTGTGCACAATCTGCGGAGCgtgttgtttttttgttacaGGAATTGGCCAAATCTCCAAATACTCCCAAACtgtttttcaatttgtatTCTGGATACTACGCGTTAATGACCTTGACATATTGTGCTACTTTGACGAAGGACGATGCCAATAAATCTAATAATTTCATAACTAAGGCAAGATTAGGATTTCATTGTCTACAAATGATATACCGCGAATCCACTTACTATAGTACAATAATGGAGGCAATCAAGAACTTGCTAATTGCGTATGATATGAACTCATCTGGTACTGAAAATTTGGATGCGACCCCGGATGTTACAGGACAACTACCAAACAACTTTTCGCAGAGAACTAGTAATATACCTAGAGAGTTTCCGCAAgcacaaatattttattcagATGCTCCTTACCCAGGTTACTATAATCCTGCCCAGTTTCAAAATGCACCAACAAATTTCCCTATGCCTACGTATGGTGGGCGTACACAGGATCAATCTTATCCTAGACAAAACGGATATCCTTCCTATTCTGATGGTAATGTATACCCTCATGATAGGGTTATGATTAATTATGGTTCTTCAATGCCAACAGCGAATGGTTTTTATGTTCCGAACACCTATTCTCCAGTACCTTTCCCGTATAATACTTCATACCCTCCATACATGAGTCCAACTTCGAATATGCCTCAGGCTTTCCAAGCATATTCACAGTATCCTTACCAGCACCCGCCTTTTCCCTTGTCAGAACAAATGCTACCACTGCCTACTTCAGGGGTTATGATGGCACCTGGAGCTGCAAAATCTGGCATGCCGTATCCCTTCATTCAACCACCTTCCATGACTAACCAAGTTGCTTATCCTACTGTCCGAGATGGTTCTAATAATTCTCCTGACCATCCAAGTTCCTCAAACTCTAAAAGAACCGAGTGAGCGATCAATGTTGTTAAGCATAGAAACtcacttttgttttcaaaatttttttttctgcaaTAATTCTTGCTTCactttttatctttaataaGGGTTCTAGCTCCAACTTTTAGGGTTTGCTCATGAGAAAAAACATtgacatttttaaaaaacttattttttgttcctTTTAATTAAGTGATATTTTGTTTGGTTGATGATTAgctttttatgtttattgAATAATAGAACGATTGAATATCTAGATTATCTGTCTTCCTAGATGTTTGTGATagatttgctttttgatCTTTTGATCAAGCTTAGAGAGTTAGCCTACTGCTTCATGTCCATTAGCTAGTGATATTTACGCGCATTATTATCAGCAATGAATAACCAAGTAGTGTTAAaagctaaaaattttggagtAAAGTTACGTTGAAGTTCTACATTATAATGGATTACTGCAAAGCAATTGATGAACTAAAAACTTTAATAGTGtgcattttctttcacGATGGAATGTATAATTACTAAAATGACAATTAGCTGTTTATTTTGTAAGCAACTGCAAACCCAACTGTGGAACGTATTGTTGAGTACCTTTGGCATCTAGgctaaaaaaatgatcCCTATAAAAATCTTCTAAATAAAAGCTCTGCGAAAAAAATGGTATCGAGATCTGATGCTTACACTGTATTTTAGACGttgaagaatttaaataattaagcCTGCACACTCAATATTTACCACCACACAACGTTGACACCGCCTTTGCATTCATAAAAATGTTTGCAGTAAAATATTAGTAGTCTCATCGATTCAATTGAAGCATAATCCCAGCTTAAAAGTTCGATGGTTATCAGGTTAATACTGAATGAAACCTTTAGTTTGTGcgtataattttttatggTGAATTGTATTTTATAGAAATATCCAACTTTCTACTACAGAAGAAATACCGTAATTAGGTAAATTATGGTTGGGAAATCTAAAAATAGGGCCCACAAAAATATTCGAGCTAGATCTTGTCTGAGATGCAGGCGCCGAAAAGTCAAATGTGACCGCCAATATCCTTGTTCTCGATGTAAAGAGAGTGAAGAATCATGTACATATGGAGTAAACGAGCAAGCAGTCCAACTTCTTGAAGAACCTTTAAGCCGACCAATTACTAGAGAAACAGATAGTTCTGCTCATCAAGAGACTCGGACGCGTTTGGAAGAAAACAACCTCCCTAAAACCCAGAAGTTTGGATTCGTAGACTGgaaaacaattttgaaatcttcGGCTGAATTTCAAGGTATTGTTCAGAGAGATCCAGAATCACGTTTAAGAGAAGCTTTAGAAACGGATcctaaattgaaaaaacgaTTAGAATGTATTTTAGAAACTATCCCTCCTTGGGATGTATGCGAAAGccttttaaaagtttatgCTAATACTTTTAATGTAacaaattatattttagaTTTTGAGCAAGCTGATAAATTGTTATCTGATCTGAAAAATTCTAACCATGTTTTCGCGActtctattattttaatagttACAGCAATTGCGGTAGCACTTTCGTTAGAATCCTTTCCTTCAAATATTGAAAGATACTTTTCGGCTGTTAATCATAGCGCCATTGAACTATCGGATGcattaaattcaaaaattgatgactttttaaatgagGAGGTAATATTTCGACTATGGAGAAATATTGACAGAATTCGACTGCATGCTATAAGGGCGCAACTTTGCATGCGAAACCAGTTTCGAAGTATGAACACTGATCTATGTTATGCAATTCATTACGCATGTTTTGTTAATCcaatctttcaaaatacTGATACCGAGTATGAAGCAAATATGGAGGTTTGGCTTTCGATTTGTGAGATAGATGCTTTGGAATGTGTTTTACGATCTTGCCAGCCTTGGGTTCAGCACGATATTTACGGCAAACTTCTCTCTCAGCGAAAAATGGGTTCAGATGTTATTAGTTATGAGTTTCACTCACTACTCGGGCAATTGTTAACTTGTGGTTTGGAAATATATAAAGCTATTCATACTTCGACTGTAAACGAATTCGTTAACTCTATTCAGTTTTATGAAAGTCAACTATCGCTGGTTTTAATGGAAATAGAGTCGAAGTTTTCTAATATCGATGGATCAGATATTCATTTTCGCTATTTATTTCTCAAAACCGTATTTTGGACAGTACgtaaaaatctttatcaaGGTTTTATTACTGTGAGCCGTACTTTAGTACCCAATTATCCAGATATTGTTCAAAAGCTTGGCCAAACATCGATACAGTTGTCACGATTAATTAGCAATTCAATGGATTGTTTCGAAAAATACGGTTGGCTGAAAGCAATGTTAATTTTAGTTACACATACGTTTCTTATAATACATGTTTGTTCCGAAAGGGGTTACGATGTCCCAAAGGATTTTTGGAATGTAACTGCATCAGTACAGGCTACCCTtgaggaaaagaaatatcCGGGAATTGTATGGGAAAGGATTCATTACGTTCTGAATATATACACGACAATCAATTCGGTAGAACCAGAGCTCTCAGAAGACCATGGAGATTTGGACGACCAAAACCTTTTTCAGGTTTTTACCGacatatttgattttaattttaattttccaTTACCAAACttataaattatataatCTTCTAATAGTGTGGATGTACAGCTATGCTTGTTTTTCTCTAAAGGATCAATGCCTTGCGGCTACGTTTATTTGATTTCGATGATCTGccattttacaaattattaatttgtaGGAAATTACatcaaatatatatatatatatatgcaTTACTCCAATTTCTTTCAGTTGTAGAATATACTATTACTATATAAatgttaataatataaatttttcaataaaatcaGATAAGTAActaattttgtatattgGTATTCTAAAGATCTACAATTGTTTTACTAATTTGTATTGCTGGCTTGCGAACGTATGGTAAGAACACATCCCTGACGGACCGctgatttattaattaaataagcATTAAACGAGCCGAAGCTTATGAAaatcatcatttttatgatttttctGTTGTTTGGAGGAGCAAAAAGGCCTACGTTGGAATAAGATCATTAAGGTAACACATATTATGTATATCATGCGACATGgcatttaaataaagatacTCCATAACATCTTCGAAACTCCTAGTTGCTACTGCCATTTCATAgaactttttgaaaatggcTAAAGGTGCGgtaaaaaaggagaaattcgaatatgaattttttgggCCCATTGGCGCTTTAGGTGTTACTGTTTTAACGACCGTCGTATCTTTTGGTTCATTTTATATCTGTAATGAGGAAGGATGCCCGGCTAAATTCTCTAAAATCTCtcatatatttaaaaaaactccTCTATTTGACCAAAAGtctttaattttgtacTTGCTTTGGTTTAGTACTCTCACTTTGTTATGGAAATGCACGAATGGAAAATGGGCAAAGGGTACACCTATAGACGACAAAGGGACAAGATtactttataaaataaatggtTTTAACTCAGCTTGCCTAATACTTGGTGTCGTTTGTACCTCAATATACCTGTTGGGAGCTAGCTGCATGGAATTTATTTGGGATAACTTTTTACAGTTGATGTTTGCTGCATACGTTTTTTCAGTAGTTTTATGCACGTTTTGCTACGTTCAgtctttttttggaaagcaGCAACTTGCTAAAGGGGGGACTTCTGGaaacattttatttgacTGGTTTATTGGCCGCAGCCTCAATCCTAGAATAGGCA
This region of Schizosaccharomyces pombe strain 972h- genome assembly, chromosome: II genomic DNA includes:
- a CDS encoding transcription factor, which encodes MVGKSKNRAHKNIRARSCLRCRRRKVKCDRQYPCSRCKESEESCTYGVNEQAVQLLEEPLSRPITRETDSSAHQETRTRLEENNLPKTQKFGFVDWKTILKSSAEFQGIVQRDPESRLREALETDPKLKKRLECILETIPPWDVCESLLKVYANTFNVTNYILDFEQADKLLSDLKNSNHVFATSIILIVTAIAVALSLESFPSNIERYFSAVNHSAIELSDALNSKIDDFLNEEVIFRLWRNIDRIRLHAIRAQLCMRNQFRSMNTDLCYAIHYACFVNPIFQNTDTEYEANMEVWLSICEIDALECVLRSCQPWVQHDIYGKLLSQRKMGSDVISYEFHSLLGQLLTCGLEIYKAIHTSTVNEFVNSIQFYESQLSLVLMEIESKFSNIDGSDIHFRYLFLKTVFWTVRKNLYQGFITVSRTLVPNYPDIVQKLGQTSIQLSRLISNSMDCFEKYGWLKAMLILVTHTFLIIHVCSERGYDVPKDFWNVTASVQATLEEKKYPGIVWERIHYVLNIYTTINSVEPELSEDHGDLDDQNLFQVFTDIFDFNFNFPLPNL
- the ntu1 gene encoding regulatory protein ntu1, which translates into the protein MSSGDVSRRQRVSRACDECHRRKIKCDQRRPCSNCIAYNYECTYGQPFKRLRHAPEKYIEFLELRLKYLRGLAEESDPNLKLPSFLAPPNDKDSPVNQSPWKRSDSSKRSSSQDEFESLFDRYGQLSLKDDGKADFRGSSSGFVFMKNIHQNIARNSTVPNPVQESNSSSSQPDPLSFPYLPPTPAEDEHKKPPLKIQLPPYEEALSIVSQFFMNDHFLVHIHHPASFFEKMHMYYKTGKTDNNFHFLLVATLCLGYTYMPDESPSANYPYHEAYEYYYYIRSSFSWEDSYTIEVVQILLSVALFALFSSRLSQAYTFTNNALLCCHELGLHKDFSDVLTSHESRLSKRVFYSVYVLACYTSTIVGLPLSIEDVDIDQSLPNSFDFTLENDQVPPRLIASECTSLEVFIQHITLSRILSHFVRKVYPVKSPSDSHCKVSLPAVRDHEEKLTYWWKNLPSYLKMSEVPKFSPKWIQAIILELKFRQIELIFYRPFIHSISTPIDNQNGSPMKPANFALKCAQSAERVVFLLQELAKSPNTPKLFFNLYSGYYALMTLTYCATLTKDDANKSNNFITKARLGFHCLQMIYRESTYYSTIMEAIKNLLIAYDMNSSGTENLDATPDVTGQLPNNFSQRTSNIPREFPQAQIFYSDAPYPGYYNPAQFQNAPTNFPMPTYGGRTQDQSYPRQNGYPSYSDGNVYPHDRVMINYGSSMPTANGFYVPNTYSPVPFPYNTSYPPYMSPTSNMPQAFQAYSQYPYQHPPFPLSEQMLPLPTSGVMMAPGAAKSGMPYPFIQPPSMTNQVAYPTVRDGSNNSPDHPSSSNSKRTE